A section of the Chloroflexota bacterium genome encodes:
- a CDS encoding CopG family transcriptional regulator, translating into MKRLQIYIEEELDDELAVRARRAHTSKAALIREAVRRSIGEPVPTLDPFRDWIGGSDAAPAPVDEVVYGS; encoded by the coding sequence ATGAAGCGCCTGCAGATCTACATCGAGGAGGAGCTCGACGACGAGCTGGCCGTCCGGGCGCGTCGTGCGCACACGTCCAAGGCCGCCCTCATCCGCGAGGCCGTCCGCCGCTCGATCGGCGAGCCAGTGCCCACGCTGGATCCGTTCCGCGACTGGATCGGCGGCAGCGACGCTGCCCCGGCACCCGTCGACGAGGTCGTCTACGGCTCGTGA
- a CDS encoding PIN domain-containing protein: protein MRFVDTSYWVALRLRRDANHGLAVRLWTPGQPILTTNHVVGETWTFLRRRDGHPSAVAFLDAVESTDWLTVVHVEDAIEREARAWLRRHDERVYSFVDATSFVVMRRERLREALAFDGDFSAAGFVEARPET, encoded by the coding sequence GTGAGGTTCGTCGATACCTCCTACTGGGTGGCGCTCCGACTCAGGCGTGACGCCAATCACGGTCTCGCCGTGCGCCTGTGGACGCCCGGCCAGCCGATCCTCACGACGAACCACGTCGTCGGCGAGACCTGGACGTTCCTGCGCCGTCGCGACGGGCACCCGTCGGCCGTCGCCTTCCTCGACGCGGTCGAGTCGACCGATTGGCTCACCGTCGTGCATGTCGAGGATGCGATCGAGCGCGAGGCTCGGGCCTGGCTTCGCCGCCACGATGAGCGGGTCTACTCGTTCGTCGATGCCACGAGCTTTGTCGTCATGCGCCGGGAGCGCCTCCGGGAGGCGTTGGCATTCGATGGCGACTTCAGCGCGGCAGGCTTCGTCGAGGCTCGACCAGAGACCTGA
- a CDS encoding methyltransferase — protein sequence MTTRHEIGDVARRIPLSHRRALVGRHTRLRPVDGVADVRLHLADEVTPVWRATEAALGIPGARIPFWAFAWAGGLAIARFLQEHPDEVSGKQVVDLGTGSGLCAIVAMRLGAAGSTGIDIDPFAEAAVALNARANGVRVGFNGRDVLDEGPPEADVLLAGDTWYEGPLAQRVLPWLRRAAANGTRVLVGDPGRRYLPANDLVPLAAYDVQTTTQLEDRAVLRARVFTLPGRLLLRDLPDVAAGIRPRDPPPRQAR from the coding sequence ATGACCACCCGCCACGAGATCGGCGACGTCGCGCGCCGCATCCCACTCTCGCATCGCCGGGCGCTCGTCGGTCGCCACACGCGGCTCCGGCCGGTCGACGGCGTGGCAGATGTCCGCCTCCACCTGGCGGACGAGGTGACGCCGGTCTGGCGCGCGACGGAAGCCGCGCTGGGCATCCCGGGCGCACGCATCCCGTTCTGGGCGTTCGCGTGGGCGGGCGGGCTGGCGATCGCGCGCTTCCTGCAGGAGCACCCGGACGAGGTGAGCGGCAAGCAGGTGGTCGACCTCGGGACGGGATCCGGCCTCTGCGCGATCGTGGCGATGCGCCTGGGCGCGGCCGGGTCGACCGGCATCGACATCGACCCGTTCGCCGAAGCGGCGGTGGCACTCAACGCCCGCGCGAACGGCGTGCGGGTGGGGTTCAACGGTCGCGACGTCCTCGACGAGGGCCCGCCCGAAGCCGATGTGCTGCTCGCCGGCGATACGTGGTACGAGGGACCACTGGCGCAGCGTGTCCTGCCCTGGCTCCGCCGAGCGGCGGCCAACGGCACGCGGGTCCTCGTCGGCGACCCAGGCCGGCGGTACCTGCCAGCGAACGACCTGGTCCCGCTGGCCGCGTATGACGTCCAGACGACGACGCAGCTCGAGGATCGGGCTGTGCTTCGGGCACGCGTGTTCACGCTGCCCGGCCGACTGCTACTTCGCGATCTCCCAGATGTCGCCGCGGGGATCCGACCTCGCGACCCGCCACCGCGGCAGGCTCGATGA
- a CDS encoding glucose 1-dehydrogenase — MDGISFSIAGQVALITGATGGIGADLAAAFGRAGARVGVAGRRSHTAEAVVETIRAAGGEATAIELDLTDRTSIDAAVGQVVATFGRLDILVNNAGLGTNHDAIDASEAEWDELFAVNVRGLFFASQSAARQMLAQGSGRIINMASQAGLVGIPRHAAYAASKAAVIGLTRVLALEWSPRGVTVNAVAPTWVYTPGTAERLDDPAFLASVIERIPAGRVASTADVAAAVLYLASPAAAMVTGTVLTVDGGWTAQ, encoded by the coding sequence ATGGACGGCATCTCGTTTTCGATCGCGGGCCAGGTCGCGCTCATCACCGGCGCGACGGGCGGCATCGGCGCGGACCTCGCCGCGGCGTTCGGCCGGGCCGGAGCCCGGGTCGGCGTCGCCGGGCGTCGGTCCCACACGGCGGAGGCGGTCGTCGAGACGATCCGCGCGGCCGGTGGCGAGGCAACGGCGATCGAGCTCGACCTGACGGACCGAACCTCGATCGACGCGGCCGTGGGTCAGGTCGTCGCCACGTTCGGGCGGCTCGACATCCTCGTCAACAACGCGGGCCTCGGGACGAACCACGACGCCATCGACGCCTCGGAAGCCGAATGGGACGAGCTGTTCGCGGTCAATGTCCGCGGGCTCTTCTTCGCCTCCCAGTCGGCCGCCCGGCAGATGCTCGCCCAGGGGTCCGGTCGGATCATCAACATGGCGTCACAGGCGGGGCTCGTCGGCATCCCGCGGCATGCCGCCTACGCGGCGAGCAAAGCGGCCGTGATCGGGTTGACCCGCGTCCTCGCCCTCGAGTGGTCGCCGCGCGGCGTGACGGTGAACGCCGTCGCCCCCACCTGGGTCTACACGCCCGGCACCGCGGAACGACTGGACGATCCGGCCTTCCTCGCCTCGGTCATCGAGCGGATCCCGGCGGGCCGCGTCGCCTCGACCGCGGATGTCGCGGCCGCCGTCCTCTATCTCGCCTCGCCGGCGGCCGCCATGGTCACGGGCACCGTCCTGACGGTCGACGGAGGCTGGACGGCGCAGTAA
- the ftsH gene encoding ATP-dependent zinc metalloprotease FtsH, with amino-acid sequence MSSSPPPPTRAPGGSNRPASPVQPRPIIPHRVWWLIFGILLLWNIATLLLPATSSSVDLPYSAFVSQVQQDRVASVQFDGQALQGTFVHPIQWPPASGPGASPVTSPATSPAVGSSVPAAGATAPSLYQTFTTVIPPSGSRTLLPLLESHNVTITARNTSSGSVLLSLVIGILPVLLLIGVIVYMGRQAQRSQQGIFGFGSSRARLYDVEHPTVTFADVAGEDDAKAELAEVVDFLKVPERYGRLGARLPRGVLLIGPPGTGKTLLARAVAGEAKTPFFNISASEFVEMFVGVGASRVRDLFTKAKAAAPAIIFVDEIDAVGRQRGAGLGGGNDEREQTLNQLLVEMDGFDDRTNVIVIAATNRPDVLDPALLRPGRFDREVTVSYPDRAGREAILRIHTKGLPLAPSVDLAALSRATTGFSGADLANLANEAALHAARDGRETVGPEQFEAALDKVLLGTPQSPLVDPEERRVVAYHEGGHAVVARLTPGADPVQKVTIAPHGRALGVTEQRPDEDRRNYPRDYLLGRLTMMLGGRAAEEVVIGQPTTGAESDLKAATDLARRMVGLWGMSDDLGPVSYGVGETHPFLGRELAAPREFAEATAARIEDAVAGLLEQARTRARDLLQRHRAALDAVASELIAHEVLNARRLDEILVEAGALPVVADVAGGAPTGKASAAATGKAASAATDVTAATDVTKP; translated from the coding sequence ATGAGCAGCTCGCCTCCGCCGCCGACTCGTGCCCCCGGCGGGTCGAACCGACCCGCGTCTCCGGTCCAGCCGCGGCCGATCATCCCGCACCGGGTCTGGTGGCTCATCTTCGGGATCCTCCTGCTGTGGAACATCGCCACGCTGCTGCTCCCGGCGACGAGCTCATCGGTGGACTTGCCCTACTCGGCCTTCGTGAGCCAGGTCCAGCAGGACAGGGTGGCGTCGGTGCAGTTCGACGGACAGGCCCTGCAGGGCACCTTCGTCCACCCGATCCAGTGGCCGCCGGCGAGCGGCCCAGGGGCTTCGCCCGTGACCTCCCCCGCAACCTCCCCGGCGGTAGGCTCGTCCGTCCCGGCCGCCGGCGCGACGGCGCCTTCCCTCTACCAGACGTTCACGACGGTCATCCCCCCATCCGGCTCCCGGACGCTCCTGCCACTGCTCGAGTCGCACAACGTGACGATCACCGCCAGGAACACGAGCAGCGGATCCGTCCTCCTCAGCCTCGTGATCGGCATCCTCCCGGTCCTCCTGCTCATCGGCGTGATCGTCTACATGGGCCGCCAGGCGCAGCGCAGCCAGCAGGGAATCTTCGGGTTCGGCAGTTCGCGCGCTCGCCTCTATGACGTCGAGCACCCGACGGTCACCTTCGCGGACGTCGCGGGCGAGGATGACGCGAAGGCCGAGCTCGCGGAGGTGGTCGACTTCCTCAAGGTGCCCGAGCGCTACGGCCGCCTGGGAGCACGGTTGCCGCGCGGCGTCCTGCTCATCGGTCCACCGGGAACCGGCAAGACATTGCTGGCGCGCGCCGTGGCCGGGGAGGCAAAGACGCCGTTCTTCAACATCTCCGCCTCCGAGTTCGTCGAGATGTTCGTGGGCGTCGGCGCCAGTCGCGTGCGCGACCTCTTCACCAAGGCCAAGGCGGCCGCTCCCGCCATCATCTTCGTCGACGAGATCGACGCGGTCGGCCGCCAGCGGGGAGCCGGCCTGGGCGGTGGCAATGACGAGCGCGAGCAGACCCTCAACCAGCTGCTCGTCGAGATGGACGGCTTCGACGACAGGACGAACGTCATCGTGATCGCGGCCACCAACCGGCCGGACGTGCTCGACCCGGCGCTCCTGCGCCCGGGGCGTTTCGACCGCGAGGTGACCGTGAGCTATCCGGACCGCGCGGGTCGCGAGGCGATCCTCCGGATACACACGAAGGGCTTGCCGCTGGCCCCCTCGGTGGACCTGGCAGCGCTTTCCCGGGCGACGACGGGCTTCTCCGGCGCCGATCTGGCCAACCTGGCCAACGAGGCCGCCCTCCATGCCGCCCGCGACGGGCGCGAAACGGTCGGGCCCGAGCAGTTCGAGGCCGCGCTCGACAAGGTCCTGCTCGGCACGCCCCAGTCTCCGCTGGTGGACCCGGAGGAACGCCGTGTCGTGGCCTACCACGAGGGCGGTCATGCCGTCGTGGCGCGCCTCACACCGGGAGCGGACCCGGTGCAGAAGGTGACGATCGCGCCCCACGGGCGGGCGCTCGGTGTGACCGAGCAGCGACCCGACGAGGATCGCCGCAACTATCCGCGCGACTACCTGCTCGGGCGGCTGACGATGATGCTCGGCGGCCGGGCTGCCGAGGAAGTCGTCATCGGGCAGCCCACGACCGGCGCCGAGAGTGACCTCAAGGCCGCGACGGACCTCGCTCGGCGGATGGTGGGACTGTGGGGCATGAGCGACGATCTCGGCCCCGTCTCGTACGGCGTGGGCGAGACCCACCCCTTCCTGGGCCGCGAGCTGGCGGCACCGCGCGAGTTCGCCGAGGCGACCGCCGCTCGCATCGAAGACGCCGTGGCGGGACTCCTCGAGCAGGCGCGAACGAGAGCCCGTGACCTGCTGCAGCGCCACCGTGCCGCCCTCGACGCCGTGGCCAGCGAGCTGATCGCGCACGAGGTCCTCAACGCGCGCCGCCTGGACGAGATCCTCGTCGAGGCGGGCGCCCTGCCGGTCGTAGCCGATGTGGCGGGCGGCGCCCCGACCGGGAAAGCGTCCGCCGCCGCGACCGGGAAGGCGGCCTCCGCCGCCACGGACGTCACCGCGGCCACCGACGTCACGAAGCCGTAG
- a CDS encoding class I SAM-dependent methyltransferase, which produces MGSANADGTRVPACGRRSGRGGTRWNRSVGCCSMPDDHATPDLAAIKQRQQATWASGDYHMIGTQILIVSELLIEALDLRSTERVLDVATGSGNAALAAARRGCTVVGLDYVPALLERAHRRAGVEGLEAEFVEGDAEALPFDEGSFDVVSSVFGAMFAPNQEQTARELARVCRSSGRIGLVAHTPEGFIGQLFKTNAKHVPPPVGLRSPVLWGTEVRLRELFGDAIAEIRFERRHYVFRYRSPEAYLEYWRRFYGPTMKSFEAVGTAGRAALETDLLDLISRFNRADDGSMVVPSEYLETVIVRR; this is translated from the coding sequence ATGGGGTCGGCGAACGCTGACGGGACGCGCGTCCCGGCCTGCGGTCGCCGCAGCGGGAGAGGTGGGACCCGCTGGAATCGTAGTGTAGGCTGCTGCTCCATGCCAGACGATCACGCCACCCCCGACCTCGCAGCGATCAAGCAGCGCCAGCAAGCGACCTGGGCGAGCGGCGACTACCACATGATCGGGACCCAGATCCTGATCGTCTCGGAGTTGCTCATCGAGGCGCTCGACCTGCGCTCCACCGAACGGGTTCTCGACGTTGCCACCGGCAGCGGCAACGCGGCTCTTGCGGCAGCCCGACGGGGCTGCACCGTCGTCGGGCTGGACTACGTGCCGGCATTGCTGGAACGGGCGCATCGGCGCGCCGGGGTCGAGGGCCTTGAGGCCGAGTTCGTGGAGGGCGACGCCGAGGCGCTGCCATTCGACGAAGGCAGCTTCGACGTCGTCAGCTCGGTCTTCGGCGCGATGTTCGCCCCGAACCAGGAACAGACGGCGCGCGAACTCGCCCGCGTGTGTCGATCGAGCGGTCGGATCGGCCTCGTGGCGCACACACCCGAGGGCTTCATCGGCCAGCTGTTCAAGACGAACGCGAAGCACGTCCCGCCGCCGGTCGGGCTCCGCTCGCCGGTCCTCTGGGGGACCGAGGTACGGCTGCGTGAGCTCTTTGGCGACGCCATCGCCGAGATCCGCTTCGAGCGACGTCACTACGTCTTCCGCTACCGCTCGCCGGAGGCCTACCTCGAGTACTGGCGACGCTTCTACGGGCCGACGATGAAGAGCTTCGAGGCCGTCGGAACGGCCGGTCGCGCCGCGCTCGAGACTGACCTGCTCGATCTCATCTCTCGCTTCAATCGCGCCGACGACGGCAGCATGGTCGTCCCGAGCGAGTACCTCGAGACGGTGATCGTCAGGCGGTAG
- a CDS encoding tetratricopeptide repeat protein: protein MTVMRRDLPSGTVTFLFTDVEGSTKLLHELGAEGYAEALAEHRRVIREVCAAHAGVEVDTQGDAFFVAFPTAPGAIEAAQEAQAGLASGPIRARMGLHTGTPYLTAEGYVGDDVHLAARVAASSHGGQIVLSQATRAFLDERFALSDLGEHRLKDFAGPVSIFQLGADRFPPLKTISNTNLPRPASSFVGREREVEEVATLLRDGARLVTLTGPGGSGKTRLAIEAAAELVPGFRAGVFWVGLAPLREPTLVAVTIAQTLGARDGLADHIGERELLLLLDNLEQVVEAAPELSALVEICPNLKLLVTSRELLRVRGEVEYPVLPLAEADAVGLFCDRAGAVPERTVHELCRALDNLPLALELAAARASVLSPKQILERLSDRLDLLKGGRDADPRQQTLRATIEWSYELLSRKEKALFARLAVFRGGCTLEAAEAVTASDLDALQSLVDKSLLRHTDERFWMLATIREYAAERLEASDEAEELRRRHAEHFLALAEAAYPNLRGSPGEWLDRLQADHDNFRAALDRLEASGQTQLALELAGALSRFWYLRGHLAEGRRVLDSLLRADERPTAARARALNGAAVMAANGEDVATGRLRAEEALALHRTLGDAWGAAYSVFMLGMLATEESDWATALPLFEESLRAFRDLGDDHYTLLATDGLAWMYFQLGDPERSRVLHEDVLQRARAQSDEAVVAVQLFQLATFAFEEGRVQDALAMQKESLRINRDQNRPGGIVENLCLFAGYLAADGTAEIAARLLSRAEVMRAEIGGVSSWVAELNEKTLATLHARLDDAALAEAWDQGSALTVDEAIALALDA, encoded by the coding sequence ATGACGGTTATGCGGCGCGATCTCCCATCCGGCACCGTCACGTTCCTCTTCACCGACGTGGAGGGCTCGACGAAGCTCCTGCACGAGCTCGGCGCCGAGGGGTACGCGGAAGCACTGGCCGAGCATCGCCGGGTGATCCGCGAGGTGTGTGCCGCGCACGCCGGGGTCGAGGTGGACACCCAGGGCGACGCGTTCTTTGTCGCCTTCCCGACAGCGCCCGGTGCGATCGAGGCGGCGCAGGAAGCGCAGGCGGGGCTGGCCTCCGGCCCCATCCGGGCGCGGATGGGTCTGCACACCGGCACGCCCTACCTGACCGCGGAGGGCTACGTCGGAGACGACGTCCATCTCGCCGCCCGGGTCGCGGCCTCTTCGCACGGCGGCCAGATCGTCCTGTCGCAGGCGACGCGAGCGTTTCTCGACGAGCGTTTCGCTCTCAGCGACCTCGGAGAGCACCGCCTGAAGGATTTCGCCGGGCCAGTCTCGATCTTCCAGCTTGGCGCGGATCGGTTCCCGCCGCTCAAGACGATCTCGAACACGAACCTGCCCCGCCCGGCCAGCTCGTTCGTGGGCCGGGAGCGCGAGGTCGAGGAGGTGGCCACGCTGCTCCGCGACGGCGCCCGTCTGGTCACCCTGACCGGACCCGGCGGTTCGGGCAAGACCCGCCTCGCGATCGAGGCGGCGGCAGAGCTCGTTCCGGGGTTCAGGGCGGGCGTCTTCTGGGTCGGCCTTGCTCCGCTCCGAGAACCGACGCTTGTTGCCGTGACGATCGCGCAGACGCTCGGCGCCAGGGACGGCCTGGCCGACCACATCGGGGAGCGCGAGCTCTTGCTCCTGCTGGACAATCTCGAGCAGGTGGTCGAGGCAGCCCCCGAGCTCTCCGCGCTCGTCGAGATCTGCCCCAATCTCAAGCTGCTCGTCACGAGCCGGGAGCTCCTGCGGGTCAGAGGAGAGGTCGAGTACCCGGTCCTTCCGCTCGCCGAGGCGGACGCGGTCGGGCTCTTCTGCGATCGGGCCGGAGCCGTGCCCGAGCGGACCGTCCACGAGCTGTGCCGCGCGCTCGACAACCTGCCCCTGGCGCTCGAGCTGGCCGCCGCCAGAGCGAGCGTGCTTTCGCCGAAGCAGATCCTCGAGCGGCTCTCGGATCGCCTCGATCTGCTCAAGGGCGGACGAGACGCGGACCCCCGACAGCAGACCCTTCGGGCCACGATCGAATGGTCCTACGAGCTGCTCTCCAGGAAGGAGAAGGCCCTCTTCGCGCGACTCGCCGTCTTCAGGGGCGGCTGCACGCTGGAGGCCGCCGAGGCCGTCACAGCGTCCGACCTCGACGCCCTCCAGTCGCTGGTCGACAAGTCCCTCCTCCGCCACACCGACGAGCGCTTCTGGATGCTGGCGACGATCCGGGAGTACGCGGCCGAACGACTCGAGGCCTCGGACGAGGCCGAGGAGCTGCGGCGGCGCCACGCGGAGCACTTCCTGGCGCTCGCTGAGGCGGCGTATCCGAACCTGCGTGGCAGTCCTGGAGAGTGGCTCGACCGGCTACAGGCCGACCACGACAACTTCCGTGCCGCGCTCGACCGGCTCGAGGCGTCCGGCCAGACACAGCTTGCGTTGGAGCTGGCGGGAGCCCTGTCGCGGTTCTGGTACCTGAGAGGTCATCTGGCGGAAGGCCGGCGAGTTCTCGACAGCCTGCTCCGCGCGGATGAACGTCCGACGGCCGCTCGGGCTCGGGCCCTCAACGGAGCCGCCGTGATGGCGGCCAACGGTGAAGACGTGGCGACGGGGAGACTTCGTGCCGAGGAGGCGCTCGCGCTTCATCGCACGCTCGGGGATGCGTGGGGCGCCGCGTACTCCGTATTCATGCTCGGAATGCTCGCGACCGAGGAGAGCGATTGGGCGACGGCCCTGCCGCTCTTCGAGGAGAGCCTGCGGGCATTCCGCGATCTCGGCGACGACCACTACACCCTGCTCGCGACTGACGGGCTCGCGTGGATGTACTTCCAGCTCGGTGATCCCGAGCGCAGCCGGGTCCTCCACGAGGACGTCCTCCAGCGGGCACGGGCGCAGTCTGACGAGGCCGTCGTGGCGGTCCAACTCTTTCAGCTGGCGACGTTCGCCTTCGAAGAGGGTCGGGTCCAGGATGCCCTCGCGATGCAGAAGGAGTCGCTGCGCATCAATCGTGACCAGAACAGGCCTGGCGGGATCGTGGAAAACCTTTGCCTGTTCGCCGGCTACCTCGCCGCCGACGGGACAGCAGAGATCGCCGCTCGGCTCCTGTCCAGGGCCGAGGTAATGCGCGCCGAGATCGGCGGTGTCTCCTCGTGGGTCGCGGAGTTGAACGAGAAGACGCTCGCCACCCTCCACGCCCGACTCGACGATGCCGCTCTTGCCGAAGCCTGGGACCAGGGCTCGGCCCTGACGGTCGACGAGGCGATCGCGCTCGCTCTTGACGCATAG
- a CDS encoding GGDEF domain-containing protein encodes MKSDHPNGKGQKAVSNAKVAPRRVASAAHRALDADQTSADADQSSADADQTLADTDQIASASDQTSADRDQHASDHDQAAADRERAAHHNLDTAEQSAFDASRNERQTGSFERLGNRLDRAGTARHRDATANDRDRIAGVRDQTGRARDARTAVLTRVGAMPEASLAKRLEELRARAAADRARAAADRERAAADRAAFAQERARLEAELRSAHLDELTGAYRREMGRLALSHEIDRARRSDGRFVLAFVDVDRLKVVNDRDGHAAGDRVLQTVVDAIRTRLRSFDPIVRYGGDEFVCGLGGTDLAEAKRRFTAIGVAIEANARVGISVGFAALGEGDTPEQLTERADAAMLKVKAVHHAVT; translated from the coding sequence ATGAAGAGCGACCATCCGAACGGAAAGGGACAAAAGGCGGTCAGCAACGCGAAGGTCGCGCCCCGGAGGGTGGCCTCGGCCGCTCATCGAGCGCTGGATGCGGACCAGACGTCGGCTGATGCGGACCAGTCGTCAGCAGACGCCGACCAGACGCTCGCCGACACCGACCAGATCGCCTCGGCGTCCGACCAGACGAGCGCCGATCGCGACCAGCACGCCTCGGACCACGACCAGGCGGCCGCAGATCGCGAACGTGCCGCGCATCACAACCTGGACACCGCGGAGCAGAGCGCCTTCGACGCCTCGCGCAACGAGCGACAGACGGGATCCTTCGAGCGTCTCGGGAACCGACTCGATCGTGCGGGCACGGCGCGCCACCGTGACGCGACCGCCAACGACCGAGATCGCATCGCGGGCGTTCGCGACCAGACTGGTCGCGCCCGCGATGCGCGAACAGCCGTCCTGACCCGGGTCGGGGCCATGCCCGAGGCCTCCCTGGCGAAACGGCTCGAAGAGCTGCGTGCACGGGCCGCTGCCGATCGGGCGCGAGCGGCCGCAGATCGCGAGCGGGCAGCCGCGGACCGTGCAGCGTTCGCGCAGGAGCGGGCCCGCCTCGAGGCGGAGCTCCGCTCAGCCCACCTCGACGAGCTGACCGGTGCGTACCGCCGTGAGATGGGTCGACTCGCGCTCTCTCACGAGATCGACCGGGCGCGACGTTCGGACGGTCGGTTCGTCCTCGCCTTCGTCGACGTCGACCGCCTCAAGGTCGTGAACGATCGCGACGGCCACGCAGCGGGCGATCGGGTCCTGCAGACCGTGGTGGACGCGATCCGCACGAGGCTGCGTTCCTTCGACCCGATCGTCCGCTACGGCGGCGACGAATTCGTCTGCGGGCTCGGTGGGACGGATCTTGCCGAAGCGAAGCGCCGGTTCACCGCGATCGGCGTCGCGATCGAGGCGAACGCTCGCGTCGGCATCAGTGTCGGGTTTGCCGCGCTCGGGGAGGGCGACACCCCGGAGCAGCTTACGGAGCGGGCGGACGCTGCCATGCTCAAGGTCAAGGCCGTGCATCACGCGGTGACGTAG
- a CDS encoding adenylate/guanylate cyclase domain-containing protein — translation MRLGSSLIRPARRLAFLGVAENDTEATRAQKAALTLAAAIITVLSVAWVGTYLVLGLVQAAAIPFAYQIASVASLVVFARTKSYPFFRFSQATMMSLLPFALQWTLGGYVASSAVSLWALVAAIGTLFFFTADESVPWFVAFLGLTVLSGLLDPALSAHPAGIPDGVRIAFFVLNVAGVSLTAYALLQYAVRARDEAFARSDGLLLNVLPRVIAERLKRERGVIAEAHEEVTVLFADVVDFTAFTERTEPERVVGVLDEIFSAFDGLAERHGLEKIKTIGDAYMVASGLPEPRPDHATAMAEMALDMQATLSDLAAVLEIDIAIRIGMDSGPVIAGVIGRHKFTYDLWGDTVNTASRMESHGLPGRIQVTEGTQRRLRERYEFEDRGEIEVKGKGRRRTYLLVGRRTPDAVLATAERATSPRDARP, via the coding sequence ATGCGGCTCGGATCGTCCCTCATTCGGCCCGCGCGCCGCCTCGCGTTCCTCGGCGTCGCCGAGAACGACACCGAGGCCACCCGTGCCCAGAAGGCCGCCCTGACCCTTGCCGCGGCGATCATCACGGTCCTCTCGGTCGCCTGGGTCGGGACGTACCTGGTCCTCGGCCTCGTCCAGGCGGCCGCGATCCCGTTCGCCTATCAGATCGCTTCCGTGGCCAGTCTCGTCGTCTTCGCCCGCACGAAGAGCTATCCGTTCTTCCGCTTCAGCCAGGCGACGATGATGTCCCTCCTGCCGTTCGCGCTCCAATGGACGCTCGGCGGCTACGTCGCCTCGAGCGCGGTCAGCCTGTGGGCCCTCGTGGCGGCGATCGGGACGCTCTTCTTCTTCACCGCCGACGAGTCCGTTCCGTGGTTCGTCGCGTTCCTTGGCCTGACGGTGCTCTCGGGTCTGCTCGACCCGGCCCTGTCGGCGCATCCGGCCGGGATCCCGGACGGCGTCCGCATCGCGTTCTTCGTCCTCAACGTAGCGGGCGTGTCGCTCACCGCCTACGCCCTGCTCCAGTACGCGGTCCGAGCCCGGGACGAAGCATTCGCGCGGTCGGACGGCCTCCTCCTCAACGTCCTTCCGAGAGTCATCGCCGAACGGCTCAAGCGCGAGCGTGGCGTCATCGCCGAAGCACACGAGGAGGTGACGGTCCTCTTCGCCGATGTCGTCGACTTCACCGCGTTCACGGAGCGGACCGAGCCCGAGCGGGTGGTGGGCGTGCTCGACGAGATCTTCAGCGCCTTCGACGGGCTCGCCGAGCGCCATGGCCTGGAGAAGATCAAGACGATCGGAGACGCGTACATGGTCGCCTCCGGGCTGCCGGAGCCGAGGCCAGACCATGCCACAGCGATGGCGGAGATGGCGCTCGACATGCAGGCGACGCTCAGCGATCTGGCCGCGGTGCTCGAGATCGACATCGCGATCCGGATCGGCATGGACAGCGGACCGGTCATCGCCGGGGTCATCGGTCGCCACAAGTTCACCTACGACCTCTGGGGCGACACCGTGAACACGGCGAGCCGGATGGAGTCCCATGGCCTGCCGGGCCGGATCCAGGTGACCGAAGGGACCCAGCGGCGCCTGCGCGAGCGGTACGAGTTCGAGGATCGCGGTGAGATCGAGGTGAAGGGGAAGGGCCGACGGCGAACCTATCTTCTGGTCGGCCGCCGGACGCCGGATGCCGTGCTCGCCACGGCCGAGCGCGCTACGTCACCGCGTGATGCACGGCCTTGA